GTCAATAGGGATACCGGATTCAGTTATTTATGTGGATTCCATTTCTGACAACACTCACCAGAATGCAGTGAACAGTGCCGGAATCCTTAAGCAGAATGCATCCGGAGGAGATTATCTTTTGATTACTTCGGCCATCCATATGCGACGGGCAGCAGGGTGCTTCAGAAAAGCAGGTTTGCAGGTCACGCCTTATCCGGTGAGTAAATTTACCGGACCACGACGGTATGATATTGAATATCTGCTGGTACCCCACCTGGAAAGCTTTGTCCTTTGGAAAGAAGTTATGCATGAAATGGTGGGTTATCCCATTTACTTTCTCATGGGCTATTTGTAATATTAATATGTGCATTATGATACATCCTCTTCTAATTATTATTTTATCGTTACTGGTTTTTGGCTTCTTCCTCGAGCGTTTGCTTGACTACCTGAATTCAACGTATTGGAATAATGAGTTGCCAAAGGAGCTTGAAGGCATCTATGATCCGGAGAAATATCGTAAATCGCAGGATTATCTGAAGGTTAACCAGCGTTTTTCGACCCTGACCGATACGCTTTCCTTTATAATCATGATAATCATGCTTTTACTCGGAGGTTTTGCCTGGCTTGACAACACTGTAAGGCACTTCACTTCCCATCCGATACTTATGGCCCTGATGTTCTTTGGAATCCTCGGATTGGCTACTGATATCCTGTCAACCCCATTTTCGTTATATCACACGTTTGTCATCGAAGAGAAGTTTGGTTTTAATAAGACCACACCAAAAACATTTATTCTTGATAAGATCAAAGGATGGTTGCTGGGTGCCGTTATCGGAGGAGGATTGTTATCATTGATCGTATGGATATATCAGTCGACAGGCAGTTTTTTCTGGCTTATTGCATGGGGGGTCATCAGCATGTTCATGATTTTCATGACTATGTTCTATTCTACACTAATAGTCCCTATTTTCAATAAGCAAAAGCCCCTTGAAGAAGGTGACCTGCGGCTGGCTATAGAATCTTTCGCAAGTCGTGTCGGTTTTCGCCTTGACAATATCTTTGTTATCGATGGATCAAAGAGGTCATCAAAAGCCAATGCTTATTTCAGCGGACTGGGTGTTAAAAAACGTATTGTTCTTTACGATACACTTATCAAAGACCATACGACCGATGAACTGGTGGCTGTTCTGGCGCATGAAATAGGTCATTATAAGAAAAGGCATACACGAACAGGAATCCTTGTTTCAATAGCAGAAACCGGCCTGATGCTGTTCATCCTGTCGTTATTTATTGGTAATCCTGCTTTATCGCAGGCACTTGGAGCATCACAGGCCAGCTTTCATATAGGCATACTGGCATTCGGCATGCTTTACAGCCCCATCAGTTTAGTGCTCGGTCTGGCTATGAACATACAGTCACGGAAACATGAATACCAGGCTGACAGGTATGCAGGTGAAAACTATAATCCCTCTTCATTACAAAATGCCCTTAAAAAACTTTCGGTGAATAATCTCAGTAACCTGCGGCCGCATCCTGCATACGTCTTCGTCCATTATTCCCATCCACCGTTGCTGCAGCGACTTAAAGCGCTGGAGGATATGGAGAGATATAAGATTAATGATGGGAGATTATAGATTTTTGATTTGGAAGGGGAAAGTAGTTTTCCGATGTTTTTTTACCTGTTTTCCGATCGTTTCAAACATAATTTTATAATGCCTTAGGATTTGCAGGCGGGGTACCCACTGGGCGAAGATTCCGTTAAAAGCCAGGTGAGAGCGATTGACGTAAGTCGAGAGCTCATTTCACCTGGCTTAGGAATCGAGCCCCAAGTGGGTCGCCGAAAATCCAGGCTGTCTTTTTCTTTCGTACTTTCTTTTGGACAAGCAAAAGAAAGTACATAAATAAAAAACATTTATTTTAAAAGAATTTTACGGTATTACAACGCTAAATGCGGAAGGTTCTCAAAGAGATGAGAGATTGAAAATCAAAGATTAAGAAAGGAATGCGTTCCTTTCAAATGTCCAGCTTTTTCAGATGATAATATATGACTGCGATCATCACGGCTGCATAGAATATAGCTATTCCAACTTCCGACACTGCCACATAATCCTGGAATTTCAATCCCTGCCCGTTCATTTCGGGCAGAGGAATACTCGGAAAATGAACAAGCCTGCCGATTGCTTTCATTGGCATCACTTTTACCCATTCCGACGGGATCTTCCACCAGACAATGATCTGTTCAATGACAGTATAAAACAGAAGAAAAATTATGGTCAATCCAGCTCTTTTAAATAAAAAGGCCAGAAAGAAGGCAAATATCATATAAGTGAGAACCTCAAGGAAATAACCCAGGAAAAACTGCAGTTTTACATGAAAGATATTGGAAATTTCCGGTGAGGATGAATGAATAAGCCCGAGGACAAGGCCGATCAGGAAAACAAGTAAGGTAGCCGACAGGCTGATGATCAGGATGAGGTACAACTTTGAAAGGAGATATTCCGCACGGCTCATCCCGTTGATGATATTCTGACGGATGGTCTTGAATGAGAATTCATTGCAAACCAGTGTGATGATGATGATGGCAAGGAAAAGATTAAAATATCCGGCGATGTACGCCATGTTGTGCCATATCTTCGGAAAATAGAATAATGAAATCTTTGGTATTGGGATCGGAGCAGACTTGCCTGCCTGTTCGACGATATTGTTGATGACCAGCTGCGATACAAAAAGGGTGAAGCCTAAAGCAACCACATACAATCCTACAATAACCCAAAAGGTTTTGTAATCCAGAATCTTTTTTATCTCTATGTGAATCAGCCGGAGCATTATGATTTATCCAATAATTCCAGAAAGTATTTTTCCAGTGTTTTCTTTCGTTGTGCCAGATGTGACAGGACAATGCCTTTTTTGTACAGGAACCTGTTCAGCTCCAGTGTGGAGGTATTTCCCGACAGTTTGACAATGAGCCTGTCGCCTTCCTGAACACTTTCAACTACCTTATCGTATTGACTGATGGCCAGTTTCAGCTTATCCATGTGGTCAGTGCTGATTTCAACCAGGACTGTCTCGCTGAGGATCTCATTTACATTACCATAAAACAGTTTTTTCCCTTTTTCAAGAACAACCACATGGGAGCAAGTTTTCTGTACTTCGTCGAGCAGGTGGCTGGCAAGTATGATGGTGATACCCTCGGTAGCAACACGG
This DNA window, taken from Bacteroidota bacterium, encodes the following:
- a CDS encoding M48 family metallopeptidase, coding for MIHPLLIIILSLLVFGFFLERLLDYLNSTYWNNELPKELEGIYDPEKYRKSQDYLKVNQRFSTLTDTLSFIIMIIMLLLGGFAWLDNTVRHFTSHPILMALMFFGILGLATDILSTPFSLYHTFVIEEKFGFNKTTPKTFILDKIKGWLLGAVIGGGLLSLIVWIYQSTGSFFWLIAWGVISMFMIFMTMFYSTLIVPIFNKQKPLEEGDLRLAIESFASRVGFRLDNIFVIDGSKRSSKANAYFSGLGVKKRIVLYDTLIKDHTTDELVAVLAHEIGHYKKRHTRTGILVSIAETGLMLFILSLFIGNPALSQALGASQASFHIGILAFGMLYSPISLVLGLAMNIQSRKHEYQADRYAGENYNPSSLQNALKKLSVNNLSNLRPHPAYVFVHYSHPPLLQRLKALEDMERYKINDGRL
- a CDS encoding ABC transporter permease; the protein is MLRLIHIEIKKILDYKTFWVIVGLYVVALGFTLFVSQLVINNIVEQAGKSAPIPIPKISLFYFPKIWHNMAYIAGYFNLFLAIIIITLVCNEFSFKTIRQNIINGMSRAEYLLSKLYLILIISLSATLLVFLIGLVLGLIHSSSPEISNIFHVKLQFFLGYFLEVLTYMIFAFFLAFLFKRAGLTIIFLLFYTVIEQIIVWWKIPSEWVKVMPMKAIGRLVHFPSIPLPEMNGQGLKFQDYVAVSEVGIAIFYAAVMIAVIYYHLKKLDI